A single Uloborus diversus isolate 005 chromosome 7, Udiv.v.3.1, whole genome shotgun sequence DNA region contains:
- the LOC129226928 gene encoding achaete-scute homolog 1a-like, protein MASLTVLNGLSDHQTLDNNSNSSNNSCSTATYLLTTSVIATTTTQTTSTTKTTKIAPKRQRSSDSSSSTPKRRSSLGAQRGGAAPAVARRNERERNRVRQVNMGFQTLRQHVPNGAKSKKMSKVETLRSAVQYIKQLQQLLNEDGSIDDADENSAPSLQFHPSHLQHPSHLAFQTSFEASLHLPGSAQAVGFSAVASPGCSAASSPTPSLGSEAASSPYDSLSPEDEELLDFTTWLS, encoded by the coding sequence ATGGCCTCTCTCACAGTGCTCAATGGTCTCAGCGACCACCAGACCTTGGACAATAACAGCAACAGCAGCAACAACAGTTGCTCGACTGCGACATATCTCTTGACCACGTCCGTGATAGCGACGACGACGACGCAAACGACATCGACGACGAAGACCACCAAAATCGCTCCCAAACGACAGCGCAGTTCGGACTCCTCTTCGTCAACGCCGAAGCGCCGCTCGTCGCTGGGAGCGCAACGGGGCGGCGCGGCGCCGGCCGTGGCGCGTCGCAACGAGCGCGAGCGCAACCGCGTGCGCCAAGTCAACATGGGCTTCCAGACGCTGCGCCAGCATGTGCCCAACGGTGCCAAGAGCAAGAAGATGAGCAAAGTCGAGACTCTGAGATCGGCCGTCCAGTACATCAAGCAGCTCCAGCAGTTGCTCAACGAGGATGGCTCCATCGACGATGCGGACGAGAACAGTGCGCCCTCGCTTCAGTTCCATCCCTCGCATCTTCAGCATCCCTCGCACCTCGCGTTCCAAACGAGTTTCGAAGCCAGCCTCCACCTTCCCGGGTCGGCGCAGGCGGTCGGGTTCAGCGCCGTCGCTTCACCGGGCTGCTCGGCGGCCAGTTCTCCGACTCCCAGTCTTGGTTCCGAAGCTGCCAGTTCGCCCTACGACAGTCTCAGTCCGGAGGATGAAGAGCTTCTAGACTTCACGACGTGGCTGTCTTAa